The stretch of DNA AGTCTGCTCGCAGTTAATTTAggctaaatatttttatctgatatatttttataatattttttttttttttaattatagcccatctaaattaattccttttttttttatttagtttacaAATAttctatgatatttattaccgtaagggaaaaataaaaatcataataacagTCTCATtcggttttttaaaaaaaatcgatcaataagttgttttttaacaatgaaaaataaaaataaaaaattgctaaaacatgatttttttgtttttaataacaatactcTTGATATCTGTGTCAGTTgatgtataaattttctacATTGACAAAAGGTATTCATAAATGTACCAATAACTGATCAATAATTCTTTTCATATTCAGTGATGCATTGTTCCAGGTTTATATAGAAATAGATTGAGTactattttgttgttttttttttatcccatAAATTGATGGATACGCGTattccaattatttataaacttgttatttcattttttgttttttttatctagtttaaaaacaatttattgaagCAGCGACAGTTTcacttctctttttttttttcgttttttttcatatagcagcattttttattgtttaaatttaatttaacactaaaattgatattttatttttcgacctGGATGTCATCACAAATATATCACCGTAGAATTAAAACAAGCCATGGGTTTATTCcacagatatatattttttaactatctgtaaattaaaaaaaaaaaaaaaaatttgaaaatttcattaaaattatattcacgggtttattttattttccgttttttttttttttttattttctctgcaaacaattatatttatatatttatttataatatatatattttttaaaattttttttcattatttatttatttatttcatattaaacTAATACAcagtattattttctaaatgcttaattttattttttcacaatttattattattattattattttttctatagttGCCATTCAtttttgcaattaattttcattaatttaagtaCATCATTTTGGTGTAAACACCAAGCTATATTATTGTATTGCATTCCTCAAAAAACTGGTACCTGTCCAACATTTTgcattattacattttttttttttttcattattttttttactttgttttttcttttaaattaaatattcaatgaatgcacacaataaaacaatttaaaataataataataataaaattaagtacATATTCATATTTAAGTACCATGATTAAAATTCATACcataaaaaatgtttgtgcatgtgaaattttaaaataaataaaaataatatttaaaaaaaaaaatctaaaaaaaaattcatgctaacaattttttttttatttgtcttagcatatttttaaaaatttcatttacgtCACTGGGTTGAGTTTATCTTTTAGATTATCATTAggaatttatgattaaaaaaaaaaaaaaattcaacaatttaaaatacaacattGGAGGTAACACATAATTCGGAAGCGGATTAAAATCGTGGATATCTacgattgatttttattttttttttgtttttatatttatttattatttatttattttttttttgttatttttatattatttgttttgttcaAAAAATTGGACTTGTGTCctataaaaatgatatgatatgcatattgaaaaaataaattgttattatagaTTCTATGAATATTgatattcataattaaaaattataaagatatTTGACAACTATGTgattaaattacattaaaaatccGATTAAATTgcatgatataattttttttattcaaaattttataaggacatttaaataaacaataaatttttttatttaaatatactgaTTTTAAAAcactgatgataaaattattaaaataccaatttttttttttgttaccatatatgtaaatattttttttgccatgCACGTATAcctttaaatgttttttcatttttttttttttgagtaataTGTTTTTACGTAAATGaatgcatatatataaatataaaaaaaaatatatatatttatatatacacaaacatACACACGCGCATATttgtaatcaaataatttatatgcatGTATACAATTATGTCCAGagcttgacaaaaaaaaaaaaaggttttcatttttatttaatttcatcaagaCGTCATCCACTAGTGGGTGAAtgcatataatatttataaacatatatgtataaggATATGATTTTATACCGTacttgacattaaaaaaaaatgtctcaaGTTCAAAAGACTTATTTTCTCATTATAgcctttgtttttttattaatttttttaaacttatttttaacgaaaaaaaaaaaccattcaaATCAgcacaataaaatttgaaaaaattattaatttattagccatttaatgacaaaaaaaaaaaataaacaataatatttaaaacttaatatagtaattagtacaaattgtgtaaataattaattaaaatcaaattagtTGAAAAGCGTTTTTTGAGATATAAGAattgtttaattgaattttttttttttacttaacttAACTACTTGTCATTAGAGACGATACGTTTTAATATGTCTGTGTTTTTAAgtgtattttgttgttatagAAAGAGTAAACCTAAATAAGCGTGCGCGCACTCGAgtgcttgtaaaatttaatttttttaaattttttaatcggTGCTTAAGCAGAGTACTAATGGCATTTCCAgtatcaatgataataatattattttattattaatattcattatgtttttttattttcatatacttAAAAATTCCATCTAAGGGACGGATATATAATACGCTCatcttcttttcttttatttttttgccttCATCTTCtctttttgacatttttcgaaaaaaaaaaaaacattccttTTTTTCTCTCTAAATACACTCTACTCTGTTATTGCAGCGCGTCGTagtcttaatttaaaaaacaaaaaaaaataaaaaatataaatatatatatatgtattgcaagaatttatttttatatttgaaattttggaCAGCTGAGTGccaattgcaaaataaaaaattatccaaattaggaatttcgaaaaatttaattttaaaaataaaattaaactgtaCTCCCCTTAATACCGAATATTcctgtatatgaaaaaacaggagattaatatttccattattttttcgtttgtttGTTAGAAGAATAGAagataattagaaaaaaaaaaaaattttgaaagtaaaaaaaaaagaaaaacattttttttaaaaaaatgaaacttttaaagaaatgaaaaataaaaaaaaaatttaaacatcacGATGATCCCATTCAAGATCATGAGgaatttgatgatgttgatgatggcGATGATGACGACGTGTTGATACATCACAATCATTATCACAATCAGAtgaatcaatatcatcatctctaaatgaatcatcatcaGAATCAGAACTAGCTGAATCATCATGTTCATCATCACGATGCGAATTatgtgaattattatcagcTAAACGTTCCATTGGATTAACTGTTATTGCAAGTGCTGAATCATCCCATGCCATTTCAGTTTCAGCAGTTAATTCATCACTTGCTGTACGACTTTTATTAGCTCCACGTACACGTGTTGCACCAACAACAATCATAAGAAGTAAAAATCCAATACAACCAGCAGCAACAATTGTTATTGCATGACTAccagttgaatttaaaattttattacctCCATGTAATGATGTTGTTTCATATTCATTTGATACATCAGCATGATGTCGTGATAATTGTGCATGTCCTTGTACTGGATCAAGTATTTTAACAATTGGTGGTAAATCAGTTGGTAAATTTGATGTTggtattaaaattgatgatgatgatggtgatgatgatggtaatgatgatgatttttcttttggaTGTATAACAGCAAGTGTTTGTACATATTCATTACTAGCAAATCTACCAGATAATTCAGAgcatgttaatttaaatacacgATCAAGATAATATGCTGGTTTTTTATTAGTATAAGTTATTAAtcttaataattgttgatatttatatgGTGTATCAGCACCAGACAATACAACACCATCACGATCAATTCTTGATACAATTGCATGTACTTGATGTAATGTATCAGCTGGTAAACCAATTGTTTCATGATCTGGATTTAAACTTGGATATACTGATACAGCACATGCATCTAGCCGTGCTGCACTACCAGCAGTAACACGTGCATCAGAAAATACTCTAACACCAACACGAAAATCATTATATTCACGTGCAATATATGATGTACCATTAACTGTTATACCAGGACGTGGTGGTGGTAATACTGTAACATATGATTGTATTGATGGTATTGTTATTGGACGTATATCATTACCATCACATATTATTGTTGTATCTAAACGGAAATTACGACGTCCTGGTGTTGGAAAACGACGTGTATTTGTATAGCCAATACGacgtaataatatttcaacatttgtataattatcacCGTCAATACGTACTTCAGTTAAATCagaatttgttaataattgtgtACCTGGTTGTAATAAATCCATTGATGGTACATGTATACCTTCTTGACAACGTCTTAAACATGTTAATACTTCTGATTTTTCAGTACGTCCAACAAGTACAGATAAACCAGCAAGATAACCACGATAAtgatgttttgttttattatcagtACCTTGCCAACATGCACCAACAGttattgttgtattaataTCTTTTGCTGGATGTAATGGccaatcatcaataatttctggatttttttcattaccatGATACTCATCACCATCAACAAATAATGTAACATGTGGAAATTCAACTTGTACATTAATATGATGCCAATGATCATCACATACTTGTGGTATTTTCCATCTCCATTCAGCTGGTCTAAATATATTTGGATCGCCCTCTGAAAAATCACgtctcaataataatattaaacgaCAATTACGTACAAATAAAGCATAATGATGACGATTCATTTTATGATCATCAGCAGCACATAGTATATGTTCTTTAACATGTGGATCTTGTCTTGGACGTGGACGATGTTTCATCCAAACACCAATACTAAATTTTTGTGCAAGTGCATGATCAAGTATTTCAGCTGGTATTATTGCTGCTGAGCTTGTACcatcaaattcaaatatttcatcGGCTTCTCTGCCTTCATCACGTATCAATGTTGATGTCCAAGTTGTTGATGGTCCAGGTGTTGGTAATAAATCAATACTATCTTTTGATGCACCACAAAGTTTACGTTGACTTTGTACACTGTATGTATCACGATCACAACCTTTACCAATATGATCTGTTGCTAAACTAAGTGTTGCTCTTAAATTACGTAAATTACATGGTGCATCACATAATTCAAGATGTGCTGATGGTATTAATGGTTGTGGACCAGCATCTGCTGAATAATCAACACGTTCTGGTATACCACGCCAACCAGGTGAACATACACGATTAACTTTAACTGTAACCATTGTTGGTGCTGATTGTTTCATACCACAATCATATGCAACAAcagataatatataattatgtgAACGTTCATAATCAAGTGGCTcggaatttttaataattccttcattattaatataaaatggtTGTTCAGCAGTCAGTATTTCATATTTGCATACGTCACCAAATTTTGGTGTACAATCACGATCAGTTGCTTCAACACGTACGACCTCCTCATAAAGACGTCCCTCATCAACTGTGCTGACGTATGCTGGTTCTGTAAATTGTGGTGCATACTCGTTGACATCAATCACTGTTATATGAACAGTTGCGCTATTTAAGCAAAAAagaacacatttttttttattaatttattatcaatgagatgattttttagataaaatgttttaaatagaaatttaaaataaaaaaaaaaatcaataagatTAAATTTCTGCTTTATCTATATCTTGCCTTCAAGtagattgataattataaataaaaaaataaaaaaaatagattaaattttaaaatttacattttatttaattaattaattttttttttcatacttttcTGATTGATATCCATTACAGCCAACAGCagcaatatcaaatttataatttcttcgTTTTTCACAATTTAGGACTCGTATTGCTCGCAATTCAGCAATTCCTTTatctttcaaaataatatcaaatggTGCTTCACCATGATGCTTATTCGATATACGATATTCACATATTTTTGATCCAAATGCACGTATTTGGGGTGTTACTTCAACTAGAGTTTCATTTTCTTTAACTAAACCATGATAACCACTCTCCAAACTGTCCAGATCCAAATGTGGtactaaaaaacaattaaaaaaatataatttattctcaatattattaacaaatcaaattatacaaataaaaacatttcctccttttttttttcattctatacTTGTTTATCTcaactattgttttttttttctcttttttttttcattcatcattgtttatttcatttaaaaaaaaaaaaaaaattcaatgcatggtttaaaataatttgcataaacgtgcaaaaaaaaaagaaggaaaaatttaaaaaaataaaaaataaaaaaacagaattaaattaaaagtaaaaaaaaatagaaaaaaaaagaaaaaactaatttCCATAAACGTCACATCTTCTTTGTATGAaactatacaatttatttttaatatttttatatatatagctaaggaaaatatGCAAATACAAGGAACAAAAGTTGTGTAATGACAAAGGACattgatatacatatatacacatataaaatatgattgtaaatttatttgtaaacatGTTTGGCAGGTATTTAATAGTTTTGTATACAACACCAACATAAAATAAGGTCAATTATGGTATACGAAGTGACTTTGAAGCCAACATAATGCAGTAtacaacttaaaaaaaataaaaataaataaataaaataaaaaataacaatttaatcatGATATTTGATAAGTCTACATATCACCTATTACAAATATCGATTTCtcttaaatgtaaaataatcataataatacatataattatgattattttaatttttaaaatattacaaaaaaatagtgaatTTATACCGCCCCACTGGATTATTGGCTTTATCTGTCACATGACGTGATTTTcccatacatatatatataaattccatgCTTGTGTaccttgattattattattattattatttttaggattAAATGAGgtaaagtgttttttttttttaaatatatgtgactattattattatgatgatgaggaaatttatttatttttttttttttttttggtaaatggGGTTTTTGGGTAGAGTGgttatttgtgtattttttttcgttttataaaaatagtttttttattattttttttgagaagaTTTATATTGTTAGGCGTGGgtggtgatattttttttataatgggATTTATGATTTTGGAGCATTTTGGAGCAATCGCTGTCATTTGGCTAGACAggatattggttttttttttttttggttgagATCAAGTGGGAGGATTGAAGAGTAAtgagattaaaattaattaatgttgaaTTACCTCCATGATCGTTGAAAGAGGTCGGTGATGGGTCATAATCTGGAATGCTAGCGTGTGATGAtccaattgttaataacactAATGATGCTATAAGCAACATGATGCTGTTTGCCACAACACactttgtattatatttaaattattgtttattttggtttatttaacaaattatttttattggatATAATGCACTTTAATTGGggtagattttttattttgaaaataagcGCATTGCAACTTTACTACGGTAGTTACCTGCGACACACACAGACACAAAATTGTCGAGTCAATATTTGAGTGGAATATCGATTCGcgagagaaaaataatttagttgaTTCTTGACGGTGTGGTGCGCTGATGtcgatgattatttttttattttttttttactcctttCTCTCGCTCTCTTTTTATcactctctctttctctctcgttttttatctcaatttttattgctattttttattatttttttctgagaTAAGAATAATCGAGTTATTTCTTGcgcagatttttttttttctattagaatAATGTAGAAGTATAAGaatattgttatttgaatttttttttactacaaaaaaattgttatttctaaataaattcaaataaattttttaagcacatttttatataattaattaaaataaattccagACATTTGAGTttgtcaattaatatttactcaaggataattataaacaatttaatatttttaattttaatgttattttcaattttagttattgtcttaatttttttttttttgaattttaatattttttcccgCTAAAATAAAAGTCTaccatcttttttttgttaattgttaatattatttgcataacattattgttaaaaaaaattatatcattaataaaattatttttttttaattaaaattattatatataaatttagttaaataattttgttgatttttgtaAAGATATTTACATTTTGTCGTCGTCTTGCCGCCATTTTAATCATGGTGTCATGTCCGCCTTGGTGTTAATATCCTACAGTTGGTCGCTTCGTGTTGCtctattttattgtattttttagtcATTATTTAtacgttaatttatttataaaatttacacaatcgattgataaataaatagtgaatataattaaatattaattttcatgaattaatcatattttatGTCATGTTAGTGATTGACAAAAACAGTGAGTTCAGTATGCCATATCAGCCACCTTGACTGTTATTTacgtgatgaaaaattatcgtAATTAAGTAATTGttgtaattatatcaattgttttttattcattcagtgttgttttattttttctctttcaattttacaagtttttgtggttattattttttattttaataaataaagtcagtgtgtttattttttgtgagtGATGTGATTGATGTGAGCGATTTGTGTTTTGgagatcaagaaaaaaaatctttgcTGATGACAATCCtgataaaaaatgacaaacaaCTGCAGCTAAAAATCCTGTTGATCATTGACTTCTGCAAAAGGTaaggtaaaaaatatcaattgtcattatttttactttttgattCATGATCAATACCGAGAAACTCAATTATATTCAAGGACCCAAATTGTTATTTGATCTCCAGTCtcaatgacaattattttacataattaaaatgatttttttaattatattttgatagcAATATCAACACATCGATGTTTAGATCAACATGTTTTGAATTTTAGTTGATTCCAGTGAACATTTCAACAGAGAGCGCCAGCTCTCGGTATCtgtttctctctttttttatttttacttctctctttctctttttttttaataaaaaacacacgCTGCTGGTCTCTAGTCTTTTTGATTGCCGCTTTGCCAACATTACGTTGCATTACGTTTTGCAACGTTTTGTTgactaaaattttaatgattacaaacgaaaatagtattaataatttgtgaATGGTGAACaacaagtttaaaataaattaacaacaaaataaaatactctACTTGAGGTAAGTtaattcattatattaatattaataataacaaatatttacagGTAAATTAAACTTAGGTTAtgtttgttaaataaagtttaagtatttgacatattttattatatagtaatatagtaataaataaataatattaaattaattttatttattactagtTAACATTATCACAATGGACGCAGACCTTTATGATGAATTTGGTAATTATATTGGACCTGATCTAGCATCAGACAGTGAAGATGAAAATGAGTATGGAAATACCGGTGATGATGCTGAGGATCAAGACAGATCTGATGAAGAAATGGAAGAGGATAAAGATGAACAACGTGATAATAATGAACAACAATCAATGGCAGTTGTTCTTCATGAAGATAAACGTTATTATCCAAGTGCTCTTGAAGTTTATGGTCCCGAtgtaagataataaaataaacaagtaaataaatataataacagtTTAATTTTACAGCTAATAAATGTTACAGGTAGAGACTCTGGTACAAGAAGAAGATACTGATCCATTGGATAAACCACTTGTAGAACcaacaagaaaattaaaatttcaaataaaacaagaattaCCAGAAACAACATACAACATGGAATTTCTTGCTGATATGATGGATGCACCACATTTAATACGTAATGTTGTATTACTTGGTCATTTACATCATGGTAAAACAACACTTGTTGATTGTCTTGTACGTCAAACACATCCATATGT from Aphidius gifuensis isolate YNYX2018 linkage group LG4, ASM1490517v1, whole genome shotgun sequence encodes:
- the LOC122855457 gene encoding calsyntenin-1, with amino-acid sequence MLLIASLVLLTIGSSHASIPDYDPSPTSFNDHGVPHLDLDSLESGYHGLVKENETLVEVTPQIRAFGSKICEYRISNKHHGEAPFDIILKDKGIAELRAIRVLNCEKRRNYKFDIAAVGCNGYQSENATVHITVIDVNEYAPQFTEPAYVSTVDEGRLYEEVVRVEATDRDCTPKFGDVCKYEILTAEQPFYINNEGIIKNSEPLDYERSHNYILSVVAYDCGMKQSAPTMVTVKVNRVCSPGWRGIPERVDYSADAGPQPLIPSAHLELCDAPCNLRNLRATLSLATDHIGKGCDRDTYSVQSQRKLCGASKDSIDLLPTPGPSTTWTSTLIRDEGREADEIFEFDGTSSAAIIPAEILDHALAQKFSIGVWMKHRPRPRQDPHVKEHILCAADDHKMNRHHYALFVRNCRLILLLRRDFSEGDPNIFRPAEWRWKIPQVCDDHWHHINVQVEFPHVTLFVDGDEYHGNEKNPEIIDDWPLHPAKDINTTITVGACWQGTDNKTKHHYRGYLAGLSVLVGRTEKSEVLTCLRRCQEGIHVPSMDLLQPGTQLLTNSDLTEVRIDGDNYTNVEILLRRIGYTNTRRFPTPGRRNFRLDTTIICDGNDIRPITIPSIQSYVTVLPPPRPGITVNGTSYIAREYNDFRVGVRVFSDARVTAGSAARLDACAVSVYPSLNPDHETIGLPADTLHQVHAIVSRIDRDGVVLSGADTPYKYQQLLRLITYTNKKPAYYLDRVFKLTCSELSGRFASNEYVQTLAVIHPKEKSSSLPSSSPSSSSILIPTSNLPTDLPPIVKILDPVQGHAQLSRHHADVSNEYETTSLHGGNKILNSTGSHAITIVAAGCIGFLLLMIVVGATRVRGANKSRTASDELTAETEMAWDDSALAITVNPMERLADNNSHNSHRDDEHDDSASSDSDDDSFRDDDIDSSDCDNDCDVSTRRHHRHHQHHQIPHDLEWDHRDV